From Cyclopterus lumpus isolate fCycLum1 chromosome 4, fCycLum1.pri, whole genome shotgun sequence, a single genomic window includes:
- the rex1bd gene encoding required for excision 1-B domain-containing protein yields MVPTDFKALILRFYHLQSERVETYQLFEEGHEAYLRTGPHYDFDHYRQLVHEITQAFCGMSTEMLEIKGKLHHDFDRPALSEHIDKLQSKEKQKLELTAELQLARQRAQDHPEDEGCQEQIQEIKQEIIRNKEALSEIMQDFKYDSEEFD; encoded by the exons ATG GTCCCCACAGACTTTAAAGCTCTGATCCTGAGGTTTTATCACCTTCAGTCTGAGCGGGTGGAGACGTATCAACTCTTTGAAGA AGGACACGAGGCCTACTTGAGGACGGGGCCCCATTATGACTTTGACCACTACAGGCAGCTGGTCCATGAGATAACGCAGGCCTTCTGCGGCATGTCCACGGAAATGCTGGAGATCAAAGGGAAGCTGCACCACGACTTTGACAGGCCGGCCCTCTCTGAGCACATTGACAAGCTGCAGAGCAAAGAGAAGCAGAAACTAGAGCTG ACAGCCGAGCTGCAGCTGGCCAGGCAGCGGGCCCAGGATCACCCGGAGGACGAGGGCTGTCAAGAACAGATCCAGGAGATCAAGCAAGA GATCATCAGGAACAAAGAGGCCCTGAGTGAAATCATGCAGGACTTTAAGTATGACTCCGaggagtttgattga